A region of Leisingera thetidis DNA encodes the following proteins:
- a CDS encoding NAD(P)/FAD-dependent oxidoreductase, which produces MSGPASPDVPGSPDVTVLGAGIVGICSALSLAERGLRVRLIDRGAPGQATSYGNAGIISPWSVVPQSMPGLWKKVPGWLLDPLGPLTVKPAYLPKLAPWGLRFLSEGRAGRIQQISGAMDTLNRNCVELYRQYLAGTGHEDLVQDSCYVHAFRNADAADLNSVDYRMRGGRGADMERIGAAELRDLEPALTPEFQAAILIKGQARALSPGRIGTVLAEKFQSMGGEILTRTVRAILPSETGGWTYTTDAGQEWTPKLVLAMGVWSGELLKPLGIRIPMESERGYHVSFPSPGVALNNSIMDMDMKFVASSMEEGLRVAGTAEFAGLDQPLNRKRLDGLVQLAKALLPDLRADDMDTWSGQRPSLPDSLPCIGEVEGFPDLIAAFGHSHYGLMMAPKTGRLVADIVSGTPMNEDLSPFRARRYERLKA; this is translated from the coding sequence ATGAGCGGCCCCGCCTCCCCCGATGTGCCTGGCTCCCCCGATGTAACAGTCCTGGGCGCCGGGATCGTCGGCATCTGCTCGGCCCTTTCGCTGGCCGAACGGGGCCTCAGGGTCCGGCTCATCGACCGCGGCGCGCCGGGCCAGGCGACCTCTTACGGCAATGCCGGCATCATTTCCCCCTGGTCGGTGGTGCCGCAGTCGATGCCGGGCCTTTGGAAGAAAGTGCCGGGCTGGCTGCTGGACCCGCTGGGGCCGTTGACGGTAAAGCCCGCCTACCTGCCGAAACTCGCACCCTGGGGCCTGCGGTTCCTGTCGGAAGGGCGCGCGGGGCGGATCCAGCAGATCTCCGGCGCGATGGACACCCTGAACCGCAACTGCGTCGAGCTGTACCGCCAGTATCTGGCAGGCACCGGGCATGAGGATCTGGTGCAGGACAGCTGTTACGTCCATGCCTTCCGCAATGCGGACGCCGCCGATCTGAATTCGGTTGATTACCGGATGCGCGGCGGCCGCGGCGCCGACATGGAGCGCATTGGCGCAGCGGAGCTGCGCGATCTGGAACCGGCGCTGACGCCGGAGTTCCAGGCCGCGATCCTGATCAAGGGCCAAGCGCGCGCATTATCGCCCGGCCGGATCGGAACGGTTCTGGCCGAAAAGTTCCAGTCCATGGGGGGCGAGATCCTGACCCGGACCGTACGGGCCATACTGCCATCAGAGACCGGCGGCTGGACCTATACCACCGATGCGGGCCAGGAGTGGACGCCCAAGCTGGTCTTGGCGATGGGGGTCTGGTCCGGTGAGCTGCTGAAACCGCTTGGCATCAGGATCCCGATGGAATCCGAACGCGGCTACCACGTGTCGTTCCCGAGCCCGGGTGTCGCGCTCAATAACTCGATCATGGATATGGACATGAAATTCGTGGCCTCCTCGATGGAGGAAGGGCTGCGGGTGGCCGGCACCGCCGAGTTTGCGGGCCTTGACCAGCCGCTTAACCGCAAACGCCTCGACGGGCTGGTGCAGCTGGCCAAGGCACTGCTGCCGGACTTGCGGGCGGACGATATGGACACCTGGTCCGGCCAGCGCCCCAGCCTGCCCGACAGCCTGCCCTGCATCGGCGAGGTTGAGGGCTTCCCCGATCTGATCGCCGCCTTCGGCCACAGCCATTACGGGCTGATGATGGCGCCGAAAACCGGGCGGCTGGTGGCGGATATCGTCAGCGGCACACCAATGAACGAAGACCTCTCCCCCTTCCGGGCACGGCGTTACGAAAGGCTCAAGGCATGA
- a CDS encoding TRAP transporter permease: protein MSLDTHLDTKALEELEKQYDSALNTRDNGPKLTRFIYWASIAFALYHLWTAGFGTPVDHTHMGIHLAGLFLFIFVGFPLIKSARSLEWRGPNPLRPGNVPLYDWALAGLGMAAALFLWVSWRGFGMFGFDIAEQALRQGNPSSLDVFFGSVLILTVLEIARRTIGFVLPLIILVFMIYALFGPYMPAQILKHPGVNWQQFVNNMYFPSEGIFGVTLWVVSTVVFHFVLFGVVAQRMGLGQFFVDNAMIMAGRYTGGPAKVSVVSSAFFGTISGSSIANTVSTGSLTIPNMKKMGYPGHFAGGVEAAASAGGQITPPIMGAASFLMAEYLEVPYTTIVIAAIVPAMMHYIGVISIVHFTAKKLGLTAYPKDQLPKFLAVWKEGWYTIIPLIALLLVLFSGYSPNMAAFIGLSLCVVVGFCAFNKPATMVIPLALLGFIFWKASPYSGEGYTPVMAGMLAALTLVGCLHRNERQNFRDLFDSFHVGVQYALAVGAASAAVGIVVGVINTTGVGFRLGFMVTGGAADMAAAIAPLLDWTSIEAFSQPSIQQFLSLVLIAMACILMGAGLPTTALYIMLVAVATPALSQLGVPPLATHMFVLYYGVISEITPPVCASAYAAAGIAGSNPFRTGLNAFTLGLGKLMVPMVFVYAPTMLIVLPEHFTLLSFTQVTVTCAAGVFAIATAVSAYFLAPLNGIWRLLMAIAGLLLVAPSGGSDIAALAVMAPVLVQQLGQQRKLQTEAAQ from the coding sequence ATGTCCCTGGACACCCATCTCGACACCAAGGCGCTGGAGGAGCTGGAGAAGCAATACGACTCCGCCCTGAACACGCGCGACAACGGACCCAAGCTGACGCGGTTCATCTATTGGGCCAGCATTGCCTTTGCCCTTTACCACCTGTGGACGGCCGGTTTCGGCACGCCGGTGGACCATACGCATATGGGCATTCACCTCGCGGGCCTGTTCCTGTTCATCTTTGTGGGCTTTCCGCTGATCAAATCCGCCCGCAGCCTGGAATGGCGCGGCCCCAACCCGCTGCGCCCCGGCAATGTGCCGCTCTATGACTGGGCGCTGGCCGGCCTCGGCATGGCGGCGGCACTGTTCCTCTGGGTCAGCTGGCGCGGGTTCGGCATGTTCGGGTTCGACATCGCGGAACAGGCGCTGCGGCAGGGCAATCCCTCCAGCCTCGATGTGTTCTTTGGCTCGGTTTTGATCCTGACAGTGCTGGAGATCGCGCGCCGCACAATCGGCTTTGTGCTGCCGCTGATCATTCTGGTGTTCATGATCTACGCGCTGTTCGGCCCCTATATGCCCGCGCAGATCCTCAAGCATCCCGGCGTCAACTGGCAGCAGTTCGTCAACAACATGTACTTCCCGTCCGAGGGCATTTTCGGCGTGACGCTGTGGGTGGTCTCCACCGTGGTGTTTCATTTCGTGCTGTTCGGCGTGGTGGCGCAGCGGATGGGGCTGGGGCAGTTCTTTGTCGACAACGCGATGATCATGGCAGGTCGCTACACCGGCGGGCCGGCCAAGGTGTCGGTGGTGTCGTCGGCCTTCTTCGGCACCATTTCCGGGTCCTCCATCGCCAACACGGTCTCCACCGGCTCGCTGACCATCCCCAACATGAAGAAGATGGGCTACCCCGGCCATTTCGCGGGCGGGGTTGAGGCCGCGGCCTCGGCGGGCGGACAGATCACCCCGCCAATCATGGGGGCGGCGTCCTTCCTGATGGCCGAGTATCTGGAGGTCCCCTACACCACCATCGTAATTGCGGCGATTGTGCCTGCGATGATGCATTACATCGGGGTGATCTCGATTGTGCATTTCACCGCGAAGAAGCTGGGCCTGACCGCCTACCCCAAGGATCAGCTGCCCAAGTTCCTGGCCGTGTGGAAAGAGGGCTGGTACACCATCATTCCGCTGATCGCGCTGCTTCTGGTGCTGTTCTCGGGCTATTCGCCGAATATGGCGGCCTTCATCGGCCTCAGCCTCTGTGTGGTGGTGGGCTTCTGCGCCTTCAACAAGCCCGCAACCATGGTGATCCCGCTAGCCTTGCTCGGGTTCATCTTCTGGAAGGCGTCGCCTTATTCCGGCGAGGGCTACACACCGGTGATGGCCGGGATGCTGGCCGCGCTGACGCTAGTGGGCTGTCTGCACCGCAATGAACGCCAGAACTTCCGCGACCTTTTCGACAGTTTCCACGTCGGTGTGCAATACGCGCTGGCGGTGGGTGCGGCGTCCGCTGCGGTGGGCATTGTGGTCGGTGTGATCAACACCACCGGCGTCGGCTTCCGCCTCGGCTTCATGGTCACCGGCGGTGCGGCGGATATGGCGGCAGCGATTGCGCCGCTGCTGGACTGGACCTCGATCGAGGCGTTCAGCCAGCCGTCGATCCAGCAGTTCCTGTCGCTGGTGCTGATCGCCATGGCCTGCATCCTGATGGGGGCCGGCCTGCCGACCACCGCGCTCTATATCATGCTGGTGGCGGTTGCGACACCTGCCCTCAGCCAGCTGGGCGTGCCGCCGCTCGCCACCCATATGTTCGTGCTCTACTACGGTGTGATTTCCGAGATCACCCCGCCGGTCTGCGCCTCGGCCTATGCGGCGGCGGGGATTGCGGGCTCCAACCCGTTCCGCACCGGGTTGAACGCGTTCACCCTGGGGCTGGGCAAGCTGATGGTGCCGATGGTGTTTGTCTACGCGCCCACCATGCTGATCGTGCTGCCGGAGCACTTCACACTGCTGAGCTTCACTCAGGTCACGGTCACCTGCGCCGCTGGCGTCTTTGCCATCGCCACGGCTGTCTCGGCCTACTTCCTGGCGCCGCTCAACGGCATCTGGCGGCTGCTGATGGCCATCGCAGGTCTGCTGCTGGTGGCGCCCTCCGGCGGTTCTGACATCGCCGCGCTGGCGGTGATGGCGCCGGTGCTGGTGCAACAGCTGGGCCAGCAGCGCAAACTTCAGACCGAGGCCGCGCAATGA
- a CDS encoding TAXI family TRAP transporter solute-binding subunit, with protein MGLFKKLTGAALACTMLTGAAAAQDMTFFRIGTGGAGGTYFPIGGIIANAISNPPGSRACDEGGNCGVPGLVAMAQSTNASAHNVNAIQAGQMEAGLSGAATLHFAYHGTGKFEGNAKPDLRVIANLFPEDLHLVLPEGHKLEGLADLKGKRVGIAQAGSGTQIAVELILADHGVNRSNMDEAELNNAQSAERIADGQLDAYFYAAGTPVAAMIQLDNTKGMELHNWSAEEVKQANTTVPYYIPSTIPAGTYPGVDYDVNTVAVSGMLVTNANMDEELIYQITKAMWSDTARKLLDNGHPKGKAITLETALDGVEGIGVPLHPGAERFYREAGLLK; from the coding sequence ATGGGACTTTTCAAGAAACTGACCGGGGCCGCCTTGGCCTGCACCATGCTGACCGGCGCGGCGGCGGCGCAGGACATGACCTTTTTCCGCATCGGCACCGGCGGCGCGGGCGGCACCTATTTCCCGATCGGCGGCATCATTGCCAACGCGATTTCCAACCCGCCGGGCTCGCGCGCCTGCGACGAGGGCGGCAACTGCGGCGTGCCCGGCCTGGTGGCGATGGCGCAATCCACCAATGCCTCGGCCCATAATGTGAACGCGATCCAGGCGGGCCAGATGGAAGCGGGCCTGTCCGGCGCCGCCACGCTGCACTTCGCCTATCACGGTACCGGCAAGTTCGAGGGCAACGCCAAGCCGGACCTGCGGGTGATCGCCAACCTGTTCCCGGAGGACCTGCACCTGGTGCTGCCCGAGGGCCACAAGCTGGAAGGACTGGCGGACCTGAAGGGCAAGCGTGTCGGCATCGCCCAAGCGGGGTCCGGCACCCAGATCGCGGTGGAGCTGATTCTGGCGGACCACGGCGTCAACCGCAGCAACATGGATGAGGCCGAGCTGAACAACGCCCAATCCGCCGAGCGTATCGCCGACGGCCAGCTGGACGCCTATTTCTATGCCGCAGGCACGCCCGTCGCGGCGATGATCCAGCTCGACAACACCAAGGGGATGGAGCTGCACAACTGGTCGGCGGAAGAGGTCAAACAGGCCAATACCACCGTGCCCTACTACATCCCCTCGACCATTCCGGCGGGCACCTATCCGGGTGTGGATTATGACGTGAACACCGTGGCGGTTTCCGGCATGCTGGTCACCAATGCCAACATGGACGAAGAGCTGATCTATCAGATCACCAAGGCGATGTGGTCGGATACCGCCCGCAAACTGCTCGACAACGGCCACCCCAAGGGCAAGGCGATCACCCTGGAAACCGCGCTGGATGGCGTCGAGGGAATCGGCGTGCCGCTGCATCCGGGGGCCGAGCGCTTCTACCGCGAAGCCGGCCTGCTGAAGTAA
- a CDS encoding LysR family transcriptional regulator yields the protein MNSHQLAVFHEVMKTGSVSQAARNLHRTQPAISAAIKTLEEELGLTLFLREGRRLVPVPEAQYLMEEATEILSRMETAQQNLANMRDRVQGSIRIVAMPGPSTFLLPEFISRFVAEKPEVRVTLATRSSPQVRSLVAAGSFDIGFCDMTRFRGDRRLYTAEELPSNCLCAVPVSHPLARRAVVTAGDLNGLPMGALQPDHNTYQATSQAFLAAEAEFNLRYDAQYFLPLFHFIAAGQACAVVDVLSAASYRRSNAGEERIRFLPFQPEIPFGYSILTPSERPLSQLAASFVEAWRQNVQLILAESAGGNRS from the coding sequence ATGAACTCTCACCAGCTTGCGGTCTTTCATGAGGTCATGAAGACCGGCTCCGTCAGCCAGGCGGCACGCAACCTGCACCGTACACAGCCTGCCATCAGCGCCGCCATCAAGACGCTGGAGGAGGAGCTGGGCCTGACCCTGTTCCTGCGTGAAGGACGCCGATTGGTGCCGGTGCCTGAAGCCCAGTATCTGATGGAGGAGGCGACCGAGATCCTGTCGCGGATGGAGACCGCGCAGCAGAACCTGGCCAATATGCGCGACCGGGTGCAGGGCTCGATCCGCATCGTGGCAATGCCGGGGCCGTCGACCTTTCTGCTGCCGGAGTTCATCAGCCGCTTTGTCGCCGAAAAGCCCGAGGTGCGGGTGACGCTGGCCACGCGGTCGTCGCCGCAGGTGCGCAGCCTGGTGGCGGCGGGCAGTTTCGACATCGGCTTCTGCGACATGACCCGGTTCCGCGGTGACCGCAGGCTGTATACGGCAGAGGAGCTGCCCAGCAATTGCCTCTGCGCGGTGCCGGTCAGCCATCCGCTGGCACGGCGCGCGGTGGTCACCGCCGGGGATTTGAACGGTTTGCCGATGGGGGCGCTGCAGCCGGACCACAACACCTATCAGGCCACTTCGCAGGCGTTTCTGGCCGCAGAGGCCGAATTCAACCTGCGCTATGACGCGCAGTATTTCCTGCCGCTGTTCCACTTCATCGCGGCCGGCCAGGCCTGCGCGGTGGTCGATGTGCTGAGTGCCGCAAGCTACCGCCGCAGCAACGCGGGCGAAGAGCGGATCCGGTTTCTGCCGTTCCAGCCGGAGATCCCCTTCGGCTATTCCATCCTGACCCCCAGCGAACGTCCGCTGTCGCAGTTGGCGGCCAGCTTTGTCGAAGCCTGGCGGCAGAATGTTCAGCTGATCCTGGCGGAGTCTGCTGGCGGCAACAGGTCCTAA
- a CDS encoding cystathionine gamma-lyase, whose amino-acid sequence MDKPTAPKAGAMLHLRGNTLSEGDPVALPLTQSSMYHLPGDWTGGPCYGRADNATWEHLEHVLGYLEDAPVLAFPSGMAAISASLFATVKAGSRILIPSDGYYVTRRLSERFLQNLGVEVEQRPTAGFAEGGFDGFDVVFAETPSNPGLDLCDLRAIADGVHAAGGLLIVDNTTMTPLGQRPLELGADVVVASDTKAPGGHSDVLMGHLATRNNGVLQAAREWRQFGGGIPGPQEAWLAHRGLETLEVRFDRMCSTAEVLAERLAAHPLVQAIRFPGLASDPSHSLAKLQMSRFGFLISITLDGAEQADAFINKCPLVRAATSFGGVHTSAERRARWGDAVAPGFVRISVGTEPAEELWSAMAASLEALGG is encoded by the coding sequence ATGGACAAACCCACAGCCCCCAAAGCCGGAGCCATGCTGCACCTGCGCGGCAACACGCTGTCCGAGGGCGACCCGGTGGCGCTGCCGCTGACCCAAAGCTCGATGTATCACCTGCCGGGCGACTGGACCGGCGGCCCCTGCTATGGCCGCGCCGACAACGCCACCTGGGAGCACCTGGAGCATGTGCTGGGCTATCTGGAGGACGCCCCGGTGCTGGCCTTCCCTTCCGGCATGGCGGCGATTTCGGCATCGCTGTTTGCCACGGTCAAGGCAGGTTCGCGGATCCTGATCCCGTCGGACGGCTACTACGTCACCCGCCGCCTCAGCGAGCGCTTTTTGCAGAACCTCGGCGTCGAGGTCGAGCAGCGCCCCACTGCCGGCTTTGCCGAGGGCGGGTTTGACGGCTTTGACGTTGTTTTTGCGGAAACCCCTTCCAATCCGGGCCTGGACCTTTGCGACCTGCGCGCGATTGCCGATGGGGTGCATGCGGCGGGCGGGCTGCTGATCGTCGACAACACCACCATGACCCCGCTGGGCCAGCGCCCGCTGGAGCTGGGTGCGGATGTGGTGGTGGCCTCCGACACCAAGGCGCCGGGCGGCCATTCGGACGTGCTGATGGGGCATCTGGCCACGCGCAACAACGGCGTGCTGCAGGCCGCGCGCGAGTGGCGCCAGTTCGGCGGCGGCATCCCCGGCCCGCAGGAGGCCTGGCTGGCGCATCGGGGCCTGGAGACCCTGGAGGTCCGGTTCGACCGGATGTGCAGCACGGCCGAGGTGCTGGCGGAGCGGTTGGCCGCGCATCCGCTGGTGCAGGCAATCCGGTTTCCGGGGCTGGCCTCGGACCCTTCGCACAGCCTCGCCAAACTGCAGATGTCGCGGTTCGGCTTCCTGATCTCGATCACTCTGGACGGCGCAGAGCAGGCAGATGCTTTCATCAACAAATGCCCGCTGGTCCGTGCCGCGACATCGTTTGGCGGGGTGCATACGTCTGCCGAACGCCGCGCCCGCTGGGGTGATGCGGTGGCGCCGGGATTTGTGCGCATCTCGGTTGGGACGGAGCCAGCAGAAGAGCTGTGGAGCGCCATGGCCGCCTCGCTGGAGGCGCTTGGCGGCTAG
- a CDS encoding thiamine pyrophosphate-binding protein: MKNTMNGAEAMVRSLETHGVTHIFGLCGDTTLPFYDAMNRLEHGITHVLTRDERSAAYMADGFSRVTGRAGVCEGPSGGGATYILPGLIEANESSYAVLSITTDISVGSYGKYPLTEVDQDALMRPLTKFNTVIKRADHIPRMVRQAFRAMTTGRSGAAHLGLPYDIQYDDVPASDIWGDPKHQSYPAYRAAPEPGAAEAAVEAILTARSPLIVCGGGVVIAQAMEELGRLAARLDIAVGTSISGKGSLADTHPQSLGVVGSNGGTDETWEMMEAADLVVFMGCRAGSTTTSRWEAPKPGRRIVHFDNDPMVIGANYPTEAGVVADLKLALQAVNAYLDSREGDLPSFGGAAKVANIKQRKFAKFEALAHSKTDQILPEQIIHALNRNLPDNAIVVSDPGTSCPYYNAYSQQKHPGRQYITNRAHGALGYALSASLGAWFGRPGSKVVGMMGDGSFNFTCGELETVVRCNAPITYVVFSNANFGWIKASQRDDCDKRYYNVDFNRTNHAAVAEAFGVKTWRVERPEDLDQAIKAAFAHDGPTLIDVVCQALEEAAAPVRRWMG; the protein is encoded by the coding sequence ATGAAGAACACGATGAACGGCGCCGAAGCGATGGTGCGCTCTTTGGAGACGCACGGGGTCACCCATATCTTTGGCCTGTGCGGCGACACCACGCTGCCTTTCTATGACGCGATGAACCGGCTGGAGCACGGCATCACCCACGTGCTGACCCGCGACGAGCGCAGCGCCGCCTATATGGCGGACGGCTTTTCCCGCGTGACCGGCCGGGCGGGCGTCTGCGAAGGACCCTCCGGCGGCGGCGCCACCTACATCCTGCCGGGGCTGATCGAAGCCAACGAGAGCTCCTATGCGGTGCTGTCGATCACCACCGACATTTCGGTGGGGTCTTATGGCAAATACCCGCTGACCGAGGTCGATCAGGACGCGCTGATGCGGCCGCTGACCAAGTTCAACACGGTAATCAAGCGTGCCGATCACATCCCGCGCATGGTGCGCCAGGCATTCCGGGCGATGACGACCGGGCGGTCCGGCGCGGCGCATCTGGGATTGCCCTATGACATCCAGTATGACGATGTGCCGGCCAGTGACATCTGGGGCGATCCCAAGCACCAAAGCTATCCCGCCTACCGTGCAGCGCCGGAACCGGGCGCGGCCGAGGCCGCGGTCGAGGCCATCCTTACCGCCAGATCGCCGCTGATCGTCTGCGGCGGCGGGGTGGTAATCGCGCAGGCGATGGAGGAACTGGGCAGGTTGGCCGCCCGTCTCGACATTGCCGTGGGCACTTCGATCTCCGGCAAGGGGTCGCTGGCCGACACCCACCCGCAGTCGCTGGGCGTTGTCGGCTCCAACGGCGGCACAGATGAGACCTGGGAGATGATGGAGGCTGCAGATCTGGTGGTCTTCATGGGCTGCCGCGCGGGCTCCACCACCACCTCGCGCTGGGAGGCGCCGAAGCCGGGCCGGCGCATCGTGCATTTCGACAACGACCCGATGGTGATCGGCGCCAACTACCCGACCGAGGCGGGCGTGGTAGCGGACCTGAAACTGGCGCTGCAGGCGGTGAATGCCTACCTGGACAGCCGCGAAGGCGATCTGCCATCCTTTGGCGGGGCCGCCAAAGTCGCGAACATCAAGCAGCGCAAATTCGCCAAGTTCGAGGCGCTGGCGCACAGCAAGACCGATCAGATCCTGCCCGAGCAGATCATCCATGCGCTGAACCGGAACCTGCCGGACAACGCCATTGTGGTATCCGACCCCGGCACCAGCTGCCCCTACTACAATGCCTATTCGCAGCAGAAACATCCGGGCCGCCAATACATCACCAATCGCGCCCATGGGGCCTTGGGCTATGCGCTGTCGGCCTCGCTTGGCGCCTGGTTCGGCCGGCCCGGGAGCAAGGTTGTGGGCATGATGGGCGACGGTTCCTTCAACTTCACCTGCGGCGAGCTGGAGACCGTGGTGCGCTGCAACGCGCCGATCACCTATGTGGTGTTCTCCAACGCCAACTTCGGCTGGATCAAGGCCAGCCAGCGCGATGATTGCGATAAGCGTTATTATAATGTGGACTTCAACCGCACCAACCACGCGGCGGTGGCCGAGGCCTTCGGCGTCAAGACCTGGCGGGTGGAACGGCCTGAGGATCTGGACCAGGCCATCAAGGCGGCCTTTGCCCATGACGGCCCGACCCTGATCGACGTGGTCTGCCAGGCGCTGGAAGAAGCCGCCGCGCCAGTGCGCCGCTGGATGGGGTAA